A stretch of Paenibacillus sp. URB8-2 DNA encodes these proteins:
- a CDS encoding TIM-barrel domain-containing protein has product MTSVMALSLIVPAFGSVPAMARDSEFTRKGSGPMYWITYEHQWTQNTYMPEDRWKANIDWMAENFQPYGYDMVSTDGWIEGATLLNENGYIVSHNNKWMTDPLGSSDDSDTGPVYGVVNGNFSAPETKGWTFTGPAAHGRNTDNGNDSLYTWMDDPHKETVSQNVYLEDTGLYRLSAKAKTKNGMYTDGVPVYMKIKGYDAADPAAETVTAITYEDWTDYSVDLNITNPNVYLEFSYDAEAKSKKSAGLDLDDVKLEKVTDEVDTSNHVVNGNFNQGNTDGWNITGTGGGGFGINENEMGVYKSLYTWNPGADEVQKVSQSIDLPNGLYTVKAKAKTKNDMIKNGATAVFQVNGYNNAVPEATLAKTVSSQDWTDYSMTVDVTSGKLDLGFIVDPKGKAGFAGIDVDDVEVKWAGPNDWQGYPSEVYPDGHTWKYWGDYIKSKGMKLGIYYNPLWVTPEVLKHPDKYHVTVKNEDGSTEQIPVASLVKTEPYNLGNGKQLNGDRFDGGQGADQALYWLDVNKKGAKEYLQGYVKFLAEQGASFLRVDFLSWYESGYDQGLGQIGTGHNSDTEYAKALQWMDEASADNHVFLSLVMPDLKGHAKYEQQFGDMIRIDEDVFGGGWDHTSGRRQNWTASWSQWANSFQGFTGFSDISGRGSMINDGDFLRLNTYSGQFADNERKTALSLFTMAGSPITIADQYDTIGDNAKFYQNPELIELNKSGFVGKPIYYSGEHYKNNASRDSERWAGQLPDGTWAVALFNRSDESKTLSMNFAKELGLADGAYVRDIWEHKDLGYKTIYSKTLEPHDAVVLKLIPKTASKSYQAEVASYQGGAIFGNDEAGYQGFGYIGGLDKKDAKLTFAVSVPQDGDYPLNVRYANGNEADSSLAVSVEDEAGSPVDSDSLIFNSLGKDKWDKWSSSEKTVSLKKGMNLITLKQTEDSAGSVHIDSISFSSGTGQLINGDFEAGNETGWAVDTQGTTIWHGVDTNDAYAGHKQYLYSPDAGGKAISQQKITSLKSGHYTLSAMVKLMPHTDPTFAGGKAKMIISQPGKDDVTVNITPSLKDGIPSTGKTKWEAGDFEYKEFKAEADITEQEATIKFILEAPKVDTSMQIDNVSFTSEEVVSEAPSVGLYNPGFDEGFTGWSRTNMTHQAVAKDGDNAFARIGGASDYSSDLWQFSNAPTDGVYQLTLKTRKTGDLGKAQVYVTYSGGTKTLDIPAGAEFTELKLPNIQLAMNEVVKVGVISEGKAGSMLGIDDFKLQKDSNQQFKDVTFVKSLSETDPYQISSGGRAVVLNSQGSAKVKLEFVKADTAKVWMEPTGTFAKKDTFVVDSEQGSVNPSVTDLEDEGYILIQTDAMSVRAYKSPFRLAYYDASNTKLLSEQIGGEGFGYDGDTGVYSEMALAQDEHIFGLGMDRDAQSFDRRGKKVVMNNAMTGGYGGNTSDVSSTFFTSTKGYGLYFDNTYENVAFDMGKADADRYSFSAPNGEMLYYFMAGENNGSLNSIMKSFSKLTGTAPIPPMWTLGYMQSRFGYRSWNEVDGIVDTFRDKNIPLDSMVLDVYWAKKNHYFDMTWNDDPAQNFTNPKANMAELKDKGVNIVTIVDPYVQVTASNFKEGDSKGYFVKDSSGKTIIYPAWYGKAGLIDFTNPEAAKWYSSQVKKLHDVGVKGYWIDLNEPEQPTDSVRDQFAAGSAAEITNVYALNEAKAFYDGQRGYTNDRVWTLARSGFTGIQQYGTTVWSGDIDSSWASFSHQLQLGLSAAASGISYYTNDTGGFNGKPSPELYTRWMQAASLMPIFRSHVALGDDPSDPTNIREPWAYGTVAEAAVTKAINQRYQLLPYIYSTAKQTADGETSLMKPLVMDYANDSNVYNLQDQWMFGSSILAAPVHQEKATGRTIYLPSGNWYDWNSEQQFTGGKEITYNADLNTIPMLVKEGGIIPTREAQDFTGQTPANELTLKVYPLSSGETSKFTLYEDDGKTYAYENGQSAATEISASEHNDKVSLNIAAIKGSYTGKVESRVWSTEVKIGAEDKTVYSVKRGTKELTEVGSKDAVNAGQDVWHYDTAARKLYVRTAQVATSEAQQITAVLSAKGTSNIKDVTLGAEMHRAGSAKDVQIAVNTVNVADGTAVKAILLKNALPYEGVPAASGSIAGGKASLTLPLPATLPAGPYQIRVEAGSAAYTLNYTVLKRMEDSFKMEPSFNMNKLEAGKYLDAKVKITNALSEDKQVLIIAALYDENGGLKMVNHAYSSSLVKAGQTLQLNAGFQLPSSVAGYKVKLMVWEGEDLMNTTMMPLADVVELTP; this is encoded by the coding sequence ATGACCTCGGTTATGGCGTTAAGCCTGATCGTGCCGGCATTCGGCTCCGTTCCCGCGATGGCGAGGGACAGCGAGTTCACCAGAAAAGGCTCCGGGCCGATGTACTGGATTACGTACGAGCATCAATGGACCCAAAATACGTACATGCCGGAAGACCGCTGGAAAGCGAATATTGACTGGATGGCGGAAAATTTTCAGCCGTACGGCTACGATATGGTCAGTACGGACGGATGGATCGAAGGTGCCACGCTATTAAATGAGAACGGTTACATTGTATCGCATAACAATAAATGGATGACCGATCCGCTGGGTTCGAGCGATGATAGCGATACGGGGCCCGTATATGGAGTGGTCAATGGTAATTTCAGCGCTCCCGAGACAAAGGGCTGGACCTTCACCGGACCGGCCGCCCACGGGCGAAATACCGACAACGGCAATGATTCCTTGTATACGTGGATGGATGATCCCCATAAGGAAACCGTCAGCCAGAACGTGTATCTGGAGGATACGGGGTTGTACCGTCTGAGCGCAAAGGCGAAGACCAAGAACGGAATGTACACAGACGGCGTTCCGGTCTACATGAAGATTAAGGGCTATGATGCAGCTGATCCTGCGGCCGAAACGGTAACCGCCATTACCTATGAAGATTGGACGGATTACAGCGTCGACTTGAACATTACCAATCCGAATGTGTATCTGGAATTCTCTTATGATGCGGAAGCCAAATCGAAGAAAAGCGCCGGGCTGGACCTTGACGATGTGAAGCTTGAGAAGGTTACGGATGAGGTCGATACTTCGAACCACGTAGTCAACGGGAATTTCAATCAGGGAAATACGGACGGCTGGAATATTACCGGCACGGGCGGCGGCGGATTCGGCATTAATGAAAACGAAATGGGCGTATACAAATCTCTGTACACCTGGAATCCGGGGGCCGATGAGGTACAAAAGGTTTCGCAAAGCATTGATCTGCCGAACGGTCTGTATACGGTAAAAGCCAAAGCCAAGACCAAGAACGACATGATCAAAAATGGAGCGACCGCAGTATTTCAAGTGAACGGCTACAACAACGCGGTACCGGAGGCAACACTGGCCAAAACGGTGTCCAGCCAGGACTGGACCGACTACTCCATGACTGTGGATGTAACGTCCGGCAAGCTGGATCTTGGGTTCATTGTGGACCCTAAAGGAAAGGCCGGCTTCGCGGGGATTGATGTGGACGATGTGGAAGTCAAATGGGCCGGGCCGAATGACTGGCAGGGTTATCCTTCCGAGGTTTACCCGGACGGCCACACCTGGAAGTACTGGGGAGATTACATCAAGAGCAAAGGCATGAAGCTGGGAATTTACTATAACCCGCTGTGGGTCACCCCCGAAGTGCTGAAGCATCCGGACAAATACCATGTCACTGTGAAAAATGAAGACGGCAGCACCGAGCAGATTCCGGTAGCGAGCCTGGTTAAGACGGAGCCGTACAATCTCGGCAACGGCAAGCAGCTGAACGGCGACCGCTTCGACGGCGGACAGGGCGCCGACCAGGCGCTCTACTGGCTGGATGTCAACAAAAAGGGCGCGAAAGAGTATCTCCAAGGTTATGTGAAGTTCCTGGCCGAGCAAGGCGCTTCCTTCCTGCGCGTGGATTTCCTGTCCTGGTATGAATCGGGCTACGATCAAGGCCTAGGCCAGATAGGAACGGGCCACAACTCAGATACGGAATACGCCAAAGCGCTGCAGTGGATGGACGAAGCATCCGCAGATAATCATGTATTCCTCAGTTTGGTTATGCCGGACCTGAAGGGCCATGCCAAGTATGAGCAGCAGTTCGGCGACATGATCCGCATCGACGAGGACGTATTCGGGGGAGGCTGGGATCATACCAGCGGACGCCGTCAGAACTGGACGGCCAGCTGGTCGCAGTGGGCCAACTCTTTCCAGGGATTCACCGGCTTTTCCGATATTTCGGGCCGCGGCTCGATGATTAATGACGGCGACTTCCTGCGCCTGAACACCTACAGCGGCCAATTCGCCGACAACGAGCGGAAGACGGCCCTGTCTCTGTTCACGATGGCGGGTTCTCCGATAACGATTGCCGACCAATACGACACGATCGGGGACAATGCCAAGTTCTATCAGAACCCGGAACTGATCGAGCTGAACAAATCGGGCTTTGTCGGCAAGCCGATTTATTATTCAGGCGAGCATTACAAGAACAACGCCAGCCGCGACAGCGAACGGTGGGCCGGACAGCTGCCGGATGGAACATGGGCCGTTGCCCTCTTCAACCGCAGCGACGAATCCAAGACGCTTTCCATGAATTTCGCGAAAGAGCTTGGACTGGCAGACGGAGCCTATGTCCGCGATATTTGGGAGCACAAAGACCTTGGATACAAAACGATATACTCCAAGACGCTGGAGCCGCATGACGCTGTCGTGCTGAAGCTGATTCCGAAGACGGCCTCCAAGTCGTATCAGGCGGAAGTGGCCTCGTATCAGGGCGGAGCGATTTTCGGCAATGATGAGGCAGGCTATCAGGGCTTCGGCTACATCGGCGGGCTGGATAAAAAAGACGCCAAATTGACCTTTGCAGTCAGCGTTCCACAGGACGGCGATTATCCGCTCAATGTCCGCTATGCCAACGGAAACGAAGCGGACAGTTCTCTGGCGGTGTCTGTGGAAGATGAGGCCGGCAGCCCCGTTGATTCGGACTCGCTCATTTTCAATAGTTTGGGCAAAGACAAGTGGGATAAATGGAGCAGTTCGGAAAAGACGGTTTCACTGAAAAAAGGAATGAATCTGATCACCCTGAAACAAACGGAAGACAGCGCGGGTTCAGTTCATATTGATTCCATATCGTTCAGTTCCGGAACCGGCCAATTGATTAACGGTGATTTTGAAGCAGGGAACGAAACCGGATGGGCTGTAGATACGCAGGGCACGACGATATGGCACGGCGTAGATACCAATGATGCTTATGCAGGCCACAAGCAGTACTTGTACTCTCCGGATGCGGGCGGAAAAGCGATCTCCCAGCAAAAGATCACCAGTCTGAAGAGCGGGCATTACACGTTGTCGGCTATGGTCAAACTAATGCCGCATACCGACCCGACATTCGCGGGCGGAAAAGCGAAGATGATCATTTCACAGCCGGGTAAAGACGATGTGACGGTTAATATTACGCCTAGCCTGAAGGATGGAATTCCATCGACAGGCAAGACGAAATGGGAAGCAGGCGACTTTGAATACAAGGAATTCAAGGCCGAAGCGGATATAACGGAGCAGGAGGCTACGATCAAGTTCATCCTGGAGGCTCCCAAGGTAGATACTTCCATGCAGATCGATAATGTTTCATTTACATCAGAGGAAGTTGTGAGCGAAGCCCCATCGGTTGGTTTATATAATCCTGGCTTCGACGAAGGCTTCACCGGATGGAGCCGCACGAACATGACGCATCAGGCTGTTGCCAAAGACGGGGATAATGCCTTTGCAAGAATTGGCGGCGCCAGTGACTATTCCTCCGATTTATGGCAGTTCAGCAATGCGCCGACAGACGGTGTATATCAGCTGACGCTGAAGACCCGCAAGACCGGGGATCTCGGCAAAGCCCAGGTATATGTAACTTATTCCGGCGGCACCAAGACGCTTGATATTCCTGCCGGGGCGGAATTTACGGAGCTGAAGCTGCCGAATATTCAGCTGGCCATGAATGAAGTGGTCAAGGTCGGCGTGATCTCCGAGGGCAAAGCGGGAAGTATGCTGGGTATCGACGACTTCAAGCTGCAAAAGGACAGCAACCAGCAGTTTAAAGACGTTACCTTTGTAAAAAGTCTGTCAGAAACCGATCCGTATCAGATATCCTCAGGCGGACGGGCGGTTGTGCTGAATTCGCAGGGCAGCGCGAAGGTGAAGCTTGAATTCGTGAAAGCCGATACGGCCAAGGTATGGATGGAGCCGACCGGAACGTTTGCAAAGAAGGACACTTTTGTCGTTGACAGTGAGCAGGGATCAGTAAATCCTTCCGTTACAGATTTGGAAGACGAAGGCTATATTTTGATTCAAACGGATGCCATGAGCGTACGCGCCTACAAATCGCCGTTCCGCCTGGCCTACTATGACGCTTCGAACACGAAGCTGCTCTCCGAGCAAATTGGCGGCGAAGGCTTCGGGTACGACGGAGACACCGGCGTTTACAGCGAAATGGCTCTGGCCCAGGATGAGCATATCTTCGGGCTCGGTATGGACCGCGACGCGCAGTCGTTTGATCGCAGAGGCAAGAAAGTGGTTATGAACAATGCCATGACCGGAGGCTACGGCGGCAATACGTCCGACGTTTCCAGCACCTTCTTTACCAGCACGAAGGGCTATGGACTCTACTTTGACAATACGTACGAGAATGTGGCCTTCGACATGGGCAAGGCGGATGCCGACCGTTACAGCTTCAGCGCGCCAAACGGAGAGATGCTGTACTACTTCATGGCCGGCGAGAACAACGGTTCCTTGAACAGCATTATGAAGAGTTTCTCGAAGCTAACCGGCACCGCTCCGATTCCGCCGATGTGGACACTAGGCTATATGCAGTCCAGATTTGGCTACAGAAGCTGGAACGAGGTGGACGGCATCGTGGATACCTTCCGCGATAAGAATATTCCGCTCGACTCTATGGTGCTGGATGTGTACTGGGCCAAGAAAAATCATTATTTTGATATGACCTGGAACGATGATCCTGCGCAGAATTTCACCAATCCGAAGGCAAATATGGCTGAGCTGAAGGATAAAGGCGTGAATATCGTAACCATCGTCGACCCTTACGTCCAAGTTACGGCTTCCAATTTTAAAGAGGGCGACAGCAAAGGTTATTTTGTCAAGGATTCTTCCGGCAAAACAATCATTTATCCGGCCTGGTACGGCAAAGCGGGACTGATCGACTTCACCAATCCCGAAGCGGCCAAGTGGTACAGCTCTCAAGTTAAAAAGCTGCATGATGTTGGCGTGAAGGGCTACTGGATCGACCTTAACGAACCGGAGCAGCCAACCGATTCTGTAAGAGACCAGTTTGCGGCGGGCAGCGCGGCGGAGATTACGAATGTGTACGCGCTGAATGAAGCGAAAGCTTTCTACGACGGACAGCGCGGCTACACCAATGACCGCGTCTGGACACTGGCCAGATCGGGATTCACCGGCATTCAGCAGTATGGCACCACCGTCTGGAGCGGAGACATCGACTCCAGCTGGGCTTCCTTCTCGCATCAGTTGCAGCTTGGTCTTAGCGCGGCTGCATCAGGCATTTCGTATTACACCAACGATACCGGCGGTTTTAACGGCAAGCCTTCGCCGGAGCTGTATACCCGCTGGATGCAGGCGGCTTCGCTGATGCCGATCTTCCGTTCCCATGTGGCTCTCGGAGACGATCCTTCGGATCCGACCAATATCAGAGAGCCTTGGGCGTACGGAACCGTTGCGGAAGCTGCTGTGACCAAAGCGATTAATCAGCGCTACCAGCTGCTGCCGTATATTTATTCCACGGCTAAACAGACGGCGGATGGCGAAACTTCGCTGATGAAGCCGCTGGTTATGGATTACGCGAACGACAGCAATGTTTACAACCTTCAGGATCAGTGGATGTTCGGCAGCTCCATTCTGGCCGCTCCTGTTCATCAGGAGAAAGCAACGGGCAGAACGATCTACCTTCCAAGCGGAAACTGGTATGACTGGAACTCTGAACAGCAGTTTACCGGCGGCAAGGAAATTACGTATAACGCCGATCTGAACACCATTCCGATGCTGGTGAAGGAAGGCGGCATCATTCCGACCAGAGAAGCGCAGGACTTTACCGGCCAGACTCCAGCGAACGAACTGACGCTCAAAGTGTATCCGTTAAGCAGCGGCGAGACTTCGAAATTCACGCTTTATGAGGATGACGGCAAAACCTACGCTTACGAGAACGGCCAATCGGCGGCAACCGAGATTTCAGCGAGCGAACACAATGATAAAGTGTCGTTGAACATTGCCGCTATAAAGGGCAGCTACACAGGCAAGGTCGAAAGCCGAGTATGGTCTACCGAAGTGAAGATCGGAGCCGAAGACAAGACGGTCTATTCCGTCAAGCGGGGCACCAAAGAACTGACGGAGGTTGGTTCCAAGGACGCTGTGAACGCAGGTCAAGATGTCTGGCACTACGACACCGCCGCCCGCAAGCTGTATGTCAGAACGGCGCAGGTTGCGACCTCCGAGGCGCAGCAAATCACAGCCGTGCTTTCCGCTAAAGGTACTTCGAACATTAAAGACGTAACGCTAGGCGCCGAAATGCACCGTGCCGGAAGCGCCAAGGATGTGCAAATCGCCGTTAATACGGTTAACGTCGCTGACGGAACGGCCGTCAAGGCGATTCTGCTGAAAAATGCCCTGCCGTATGAGGGCGTTCCGGCAGCTTCCGGTTCCATTGCCGGCGGCAAAGCGAGCCTCACTCTGCCGCTCCCGGCCACGTTGCCCGCGGGTCCGTACCAGATCCGGGTCGAAGCCGGAAGCGCAGCGTATACGCTGAACTATACGGTGTTGAAGCGGATGGAAGACAGCTTTAAGATGGAGCCGTCCTTCAACATGAATAAGCTTGAAGCCGGCAAATATTTGGACGCCAAGGTCAAAATTACGAACGCCTTGTCCGAAGACAAGCAAGTGTTGATCATTGCCGCGCTTTATGATGAGAATGGCGGATTGAAGATGGTCAATCACGCCTACAGCTCCTCATTGGTCAAAGCGGGCCAGACCCTGCAGCTGAACGCCGGATTCCAGCTTCCTTCCAGTGTGGCGGGATACAAGGTCAAGCTGATGGTTTGGGAAGGTGAGGATCTGATGAACACAACCATGATGCCTCTAGCCGACGTAGTGGAGTTGACCCCTTGA
- a CDS encoding IS630 family transposase (programmed frameshift), producing MKLRAYAVCLTPDQQKELQGVCSKGKVAARSLRRAQILLWADENRVGGKLSDTTIAEQLHIHTNTVYLVRKTFSEKGLQAAVERKKRLTPPNPPKVTGELEAKIIALSCSTPPAGRSRWTLRLLADKTVELGYIDSISYDTVDRILKKNELKPHLRKCWCIPPKQNAAFVAAMEDVLEVYHLPYDSECPVICMDEKPFQLLDDARKPIPMKPAKPLREDSEYVRHGTCSIFIFTEPLVGWRHVSVRPRRTKMEWAEQVRELLDVHYPSAPKIRLVMDNLNTHSIASLYEAFEPETALRLAKRLEIHYTPKHGSWLNIAEIELSVMTRQCLARRIPSIEELASELTEWESARNASQRGIDWQFTTKDARIKLKRLYPQFKD from the exons ATGAAACTACGTGCATATGCGGTTTGCTTGACCCCGGATCAGCAGAAAGAATTACAAGGGGTGTGCTCAAAAGGGAAAGTGGCCGCACGCTCACTCCGGCGAGCACAAATTCTGTTGTGGGCGGACGAGAACCGGGTGGGCGGCAAGCTTTCGGACACCACCATTGCGGAGCAATTACACATCCACACCAACACGGTATATCTGGTCCGTAAGACCTTTTCGGAAAAGGGATTACAGGCTGCTGTCGAACGAAAAAAGAGACTGACACCGCCAAATCCTCCAAAGGTTACCGGCGAACTGGAGGCGAAAATCATCGCGCTCAGTTGCAGTACTCCGCCCGCTGGAAGAAGTCGGTGGACCCTTCGACTTTTAGCAGACAAGACCGTTGAACTGGGTTACATTGACAGCATTTCGTACGACACGGTGGACCGCATTTTAAA AAAAAACGAACTCAAGCCCCATCTTCGTAAGTGTTGGTGCATTCCACCGAAGCAGAATGCAGCGTTTGTGGCAGCCATGGAAGATGTATTAGAGGTCTACCATTTACCCTACGACAGCGAATGTCCCGTGATTTGCATGGATGAGAAACCGTTCCAACTGCTGGATGACGCTCGAAAACCGATCCCGATGAAGCCCGCCAAGCCGCTGCGTGAAGACTCCGAATACGTACGTCATGGGACCTGCAGTATCTTTATCTTCACTGAACCGCTTGTGGGCTGGAGACACGTCAGCGTTCGTCCTCGCCGCACAAAAATGGAATGGGCGGAGCAAGTTCGAGAACTGTTAGACGTACATTACCCGAGTGCACCCAAAATTCGTTTAGTGATGGATAATTTAAACACGCATTCGATCGCCTCGTTGTATGAAGCCTTTGAACCGGAAACCGCCTTGCGTCTAGCCAAACGGCTCGAAATTCATTACACCCCCAAACATGGCAGTTGGCTGAACATTGCTGAAATTGAGCTGAGCGTAATGACGCGCCAATGTTTAGCAAGACGAATTCCGTCAATAGAAGAATTAGCAAGCGAACTGACCGAATGGGAATCTGCTCGTAACGCTTCTCAAAGAGGTATAGATTGGCAATTCACTACCAAAGATGCACGGATAAAACTTAAAAGGCTTTACCCACAATTTAAAGACTGA
- a CDS encoding ABC transporter substrate-binding protein encodes MKKKPVFLALSLILMAAPFTGCSVGGSYSTEVPDASAQPRPVILTMFSFGEGLSEQLHDMAEKYHALHPEVTIETELISNEYDSVLKTKLNSGDVPDIFMTQGYATNRTYKDIVVELTGEPFLEQIEESALKAAELDGKIYGVPLSIQSYGFIYNKRVFAAAGIASLPETYSELEQAAKRIKAKGITPFANSFKEWWVLKHIASQTLAAEEGNYEQTAQEISEGTKTFKDLPLFGRTFNMIDLMVKYGSDKPLETDYGTGLALVAQGKAAMVHNGNWAEGDMLKANPTAELGFFPEPVGDDPSKARLMVDSSVLLRISDSSKHIKEAKQFLDYIVADYIKHYGWHGEVPVVKGGAVPGGQLAAETIRYIKKGKTYPWVQGYWPDGFDTQLGALFQEYVAHAKSKDEVLEDLTKAWVKLVRAANM; translated from the coding sequence ATGAAGAAGAAACCGGTATTCCTCGCTTTAAGCTTGATTCTCATGGCCGCGCCGTTCACCGGCTGTTCTGTTGGCGGCAGTTATTCTACGGAAGTTCCGGATGCCAGCGCTCAGCCCCGGCCGGTTATCCTGACAATGTTCAGCTTCGGTGAAGGCCTGTCGGAGCAGCTTCATGATATGGCGGAAAAATATCACGCTCTCCATCCCGAAGTTACGATAGAAACCGAGCTGATTTCCAACGAATACGATTCGGTCCTCAAAACAAAGCTGAATTCCGGCGACGTGCCGGATATCTTCATGACTCAGGGCTATGCGACGAACCGGACGTATAAGGACATCGTGGTGGAGCTCACCGGTGAGCCCTTCCTGGAACAAATTGAAGAGAGCGCTCTGAAGGCCGCCGAATTGGACGGCAAAATATACGGGGTTCCCCTCAGCATTCAATCGTACGGCTTTATTTACAACAAAAGAGTGTTCGCTGCTGCCGGCATTGCCTCCCTGCCAGAAACCTATTCTGAACTGGAGCAGGCAGCCAAGCGGATAAAGGCCAAAGGCATTACGCCATTTGCCAACTCATTCAAGGAATGGTGGGTGCTCAAGCATATTGCTTCCCAGACTCTTGCGGCCGAAGAAGGGAATTATGAGCAGACGGCGCAGGAAATATCGGAAGGAACAAAGACATTCAAGGACTTGCCGCTGTTTGGCAGAACGTTCAACATGATTGACTTGATGGTCAAGTACGGCAGCGATAAGCCGCTGGAGACGGATTATGGTACAGGACTTGCTTTGGTGGCTCAGGGCAAGGCGGCCATGGTTCATAACGGGAACTGGGCGGAAGGGGACATGCTGAAGGCCAATCCGACCGCTGAGCTCGGCTTCTTCCCGGAACCGGTCGGAGACGATCCTTCCAAGGCGAGGCTGATGGTCGACTCCTCCGTACTCCTTCGCATCAGCGACAGCTCCAAGCATATAAAGGAAGCCAAACAATTTCTCGATTACATCGTTGCCGATTATATCAAGCATTACGGATGGCACGGCGAGGTTCCTGTCGTGAAGGGCGGAGCGGTTCCAGGCGGCCAGCTTGCCGCCGAGACGATCCGCTATATCAAGAAGGGCAAGACCTATCCCTGGGTTCAAGGATATTGGCCGGACGGTTTCGATACGCAGCTGGGGGCGCTGTTTCAAGAGTACGTAGCCCATGCCAAGTCAAAGGATGAGGTGCTTGAGGATTTAACGAAAGCCTGGGTGAAGCTGGTTAGAGCCGCAAATATGTAA
- a CDS encoding response regulator transcription factor has product MYKVLIVDDERPVRTAIRLAGEWEKLAVSEIAEAPEARTGLQLLKEWKPDIVLVDIKMPVMDGMEMLRRASAEHPEAKYIIISGFDEFEYARQAIHYRVLDYLLKPVDKVELNRSLREAIRQLDEDRKDRETEQRQRMMNNLSLPLFKEKLLTMIIEGDRVHPPIIEDYKKLTSMTKQGVLYGCAIIQLLNFNSVCAARFKEDSFSCYFALTNMIDECCAPWSQGFSFRSYKSDHEIIVVLEICDHPEPKDFSAVKMTELIAALQDLFGFSSIAGVGSFSPSFEQLSGSYSEAHAVKSGINILKIENRVFTEIETGRKAGISSIMNKKELLIRAFESGNIEFTRGIVSRYFEHVKQAGYFSMDDARRAATEFILMIEDIALQLGIVEDLQGKPMSYGTAQAYPSFEDFSEFVFRVISLVFDRIQAGLKGSETFNIIRIKNYIDDNFFNDINLTMFSEQYYLSKEYLSRLFKERFGFGIYEYVLKVRMDKAKEMLDDPAIKIQQISSKVGFNDNAYFSKAFKKYSGLSPSEYRNLMLQSKKSM; this is encoded by the coding sequence ATGTATAAGGTGTTGATTGTCGATGATGAGCGTCCTGTCCGGACGGCGATCAGGCTGGCCGGTGAATGGGAGAAGCTTGCGGTGTCCGAAATCGCGGAGGCGCCCGAAGCGCGTACGGGTCTTCAGCTGCTGAAGGAGTGGAAGCCAGATATCGTGCTGGTTGATATCAAGATGCCTGTCATGGACGGGATGGAAATGCTGCGCAGGGCGAGTGCCGAGCATCCGGAAGCCAAATATATCATTATCAGCGGCTTCGACGAGTTTGAATACGCCAGACAAGCCATCCATTACCGGGTATTGGATTATTTGCTGAAGCCCGTCGACAAGGTGGAATTGAACCGCTCCCTGCGTGAGGCGATCCGGCAGCTTGACGAGGATAGAAAAGACCGGGAGACAGAGCAGCGCCAAAGAATGATGAATAATCTGTCCCTGCCTCTGTTCAAGGAAAAGCTGCTGACCATGATTATCGAAGGCGACCGCGTTCATCCCCCCATTATTGAGGATTACAAGAAATTGACTTCCATGACGAAGCAGGGCGTTCTTTACGGCTGTGCGATTATTCAGCTTCTTAATTTCAATAGTGTATGCGCTGCTAGATTCAAGGAGGATTCATTCTCCTGCTATTTTGCATTGACGAATATGATCGATGAATGCTGCGCTCCCTGGAGCCAGGGCTTCAGCTTCCGAAGCTATAAGTCCGATCATGAAATTATTGTCGTGCTTGAAATCTGCGACCATCCGGAGCCCAAAGATTTCAGCGCCGTCAAAATGACAGAACTCATCGCTGCGCTGCAGGACCTGTTCGGGTTCTCTTCCATCGCCGGGGTCGGAAGCTTTTCCCCTTCCTTTGAACAACTCAGCGGCTCTTACAGCGAAGCGCATGCCGTTAAATCCGGCATCAATATTCTGAAAATCGAAAACCGGGTATTCACTGAAATTGAAACCGGACGCAAGGCGGGAATATCATCCATCATGAACAAAAAGGAGCTGCTGATCCGCGCCTTCGAGAGCGGGAATATCGAGTTCACCCGGGGGATTGTGAGCCGGTACTTTGAACATGTCAAACAGGCCGGGTATTTCAGCATGGACGACGCGAGAAGGGCGGCTACCGAATTTATCCTCATGATTGAAGATATTGCGCTTCAGCTGGGGATTGTTGAAGACTTGCAGGGAAAGCCGATGTCCTATGGAACCGCCCAGGCCTATCCTTCATTCGAGGATTTCAGCGAGTTTGTGTTTCGAGTCATCTCGCTCGTATTCGACAGGATTCAGGCCGGACTGAAAGGTTCGGAAACATTCAACATTATTCGCATCAAAAACTATATCGACGACAATTTTTTTAACGATATCAATCTGACGATGTTCTCGGAGCAATATTATTTAAGCAAGGAGTATTTATCCAGACTGTTCAAGGAAAGATTCGGGTTCGGCATCTACGAGTATGTGCTCAAAGTAAGAATGGACAAGGCCAAGGAAATGCTAGATGATCCGGCCATCAAAATCCAGCAGATTTCCAGCAAAGTCGGCTTCAACGACAACGCCTATTTTAGCAAGGCTTTCAAGAAATACTCCGGTCTGTCGCCAAGCGAATATCGGAACCTTATGCTGCAATCCAAAAAAAGCATGTGA